One genomic segment of Aliarcobacter cibarius includes these proteins:
- the hypD gene encoding hydrogenase formation protein HypD: MMKELQLKDLYDGFRDAKVIKAYQKLIGEDLKDYHKTINIMEVCGGHTHTIMKYGIPQLLNKKINFIHGPGCPVCVMPKDRIDSAYELSLQKDLILVTLGDMIKVPGSKGSLQKVRSEGADVRFVYSPLDCLKIASDNKDKTVVFFAIGFETTTPMTCALLEQVIKNDIKNILFHINHITVPEVMKVLLEDENCKIDAFLGPSHVSVISGSKIYEEFPKNYNKPVVVSGFEPVDVMQSISMIVKQFKEKRADLEIEYKRLVSYEGNIKAQKLINKYFKKVPFKFRGIGEVENSGYELKDEFNIYNAKIVYKDILPIHEVKENKACKCPDILKGVAKPTDCKIFGNICTPTNPIGSCMVSSEGACSAYYKYGNLL; the protein is encoded by the coding sequence ATTATGAAAGAGTTACAATTAAAAGATTTATATGATGGGTTTCGTGATGCAAAAGTTATAAAAGCTTATCAAAAATTAATAGGTGAGGATTTAAAAGATTATCATAAAACTATAAATATAATGGAAGTTTGTGGTGGACATACTCACACTATTATGAAATATGGAATACCTCAACTTTTAAACAAAAAGATAAATTTCATTCATGGACCTGGTTGTCCGGTTTGTGTTATGCCAAAAGATAGAATAGATAGTGCTTATGAGCTAAGTTTACAAAAAGATTTAATTCTTGTAACACTTGGGGATATGATAAAAGTTCCGGGAAGCAAGGGAAGTTTACAAAAAGTAAGAAGCGAAGGAGCCGATGTAAGATTTGTCTACTCTCCACTTGATTGTTTAAAAATTGCTAGTGATAATAAAGATAAAACAGTAGTATTTTTTGCAATAGGATTTGAAACTACAACTCCAATGACTTGTGCTTTACTTGAACAAGTTATAAAAAATGATATAAAAAATATTTTATTTCATATAAACCATATTACAGTTCCAGAAGTTATGAAAGTTTTGCTAGAAGATGAAAATTGTAAAATAGATGCTTTTTTAGGCCCATCACATGTTAGCGTTATAAGCGGAAGCAAAATTTATGAAGAGTTTCCAAAAAATTATAATAAGCCAGTAGTTGTAAGTGGATTTGAACCAGTTGATGTTATGCAAAGTATTTCTATGATTGTAAAACAGTTCAAAGAGAAAAGAGCTGATTTAGAAATAGAATATAAAAGACTTGTTTCTTATGAAGGAAACATAAAAGCTCAAAAACTTATAAACAAATACTTCAAAAAAGTTCCTTTTAAATTTAGAGGTATAGGAGAAGTAGAAAATAGTGGTTATGAACTAAAAGATGAATTTAATATCTACAATGCAAAAATAGTATATAAAGATATTCTACCAATACATGAAGTGAAAGAAAACAAAGCTTGCAAATGTCCTGATATTCTAAAAGGTGTAGCAAAACCAACTGATTGTAAAATCTTTGGAAACATATGTACTCCGACAAATCCTATTGGTTCTTGTATGGTGAGCTCAGAGGGTGCTTGTAGTGCTTATTATAAATATGGGAATTTATTATAA
- a CDS encoding CbiM family transporter, with product MHISDGILTLEVTIVSTVVAFGFLFYSFKNLSNDKIALASAFSALFFVASFIHIPFGPTQIHLMLLGFIGIFLGSISIFSISLALILQALLLGFGGVSSIGANILIMGVSSYLVFLLFNLRILQKLNEKIKFFLVGFSGILISSIILFFLLIFSKNEYENVAYSIFVINIPTMILEGLVTLFLFLYIKKAMPNLLKELNI from the coding sequence ATGCATATAAGTGATGGTATTTTAACTTTAGAAGTTACAATAGTATCAACTGTTGTAGCTTTTGGTTTTTTATTTTATTCATTTAAAAATTTGTCAAACGATAAAATAGCATTAGCTTCAGCTTTTAGTGCACTATTTTTTGTGGCTTCTTTTATACATATTCCTTTTGGACCAACACAAATTCATTTAATGTTATTGGGTTTTATAGGTATATTTTTAGGAAGTATTAGTATATTTTCAATCTCTTTAGCACTTATCTTACAAGCTTTATTATTAGGATTTGGAGGAGTTAGTTCTATAGGTGCAAATATTTTAATTATGGGTGTGTCTTCATATTTAGTATTTTTACTTTTTAATCTAAGAATTTTACAAAAATTAAATGAAAAAATTAAATTTTTTCTTGTAGGTTTTAGTGGGATATTAATATCTTCAATTATCCTATTTTTTCTTTTAATATTTTCAAAAAATGAATATGAAAACGTTGCATATTCAATATTTGTAATAAACATTCCTACAATGATTTTAGAAGGGTTAGTTACACTTTTTTTATTTTTATATATTAAAAAAGCTATGCCAAATTTATTAAAGGAATTAAATATATGA
- the hypE gene encoding hydrogenase expression/formation protein HypE, with product MTKTITLAHGNGGQENNELIKEVFYEAFKNDILEKSEDAAIIENGKLAFSTDSFTVSPIFFNDANIGKLAICGTCNDLAMMGAKPKYLTCSVIIEEGFEVEQLKTIVNSMKKELKKNEATIVSGDTKVVPKGTVDKIFINTTGIGEVIYSGISSNNITENDLILVNRDIGAHGATIFTAREGIDIHSNLKSDCNSLFPQVKALIDNGIKITALRDATRGGVSAVLNEWAKQSNICIEVDEEKIPVSDEVKGICEMLGFEATNLANEGTFVLAIHKKFAFRAIEILHKFPEALNASIIGKVTDQYPQKVILNSSWGTKRFLDTPTGELLPRIC from the coding sequence ATGACTAAAACAATAACACTAGCACATGGAAACGGTGGTCAAGAAAATAATGAATTGATAAAAGAAGTATTTTATGAAGCTTTTAAAAATGATATTTTAGAAAAAAGTGAAGATGCTGCAATTATAGAAAATGGAAAGTTAGCATTTAGTACAGACTCTTTTACAGTAAGTCCTATTTTTTTTAATGATGCTAACATAGGAAAACTTGCTATTTGTGGAACTTGTAATGATCTAGCAATGATGGGAGCAAAACCAAAATATCTTACTTGTTCAGTTATTATAGAAGAGGGATTTGAAGTAGAACAACTTAAAACTATTGTAAACTCAATGAAAAAAGAGTTAAAAAAGAATGAAGCAACAATTGTAAGTGGTGATACAAAAGTAGTGCCAAAAGGTACTGTTGATAAAATCTTTATAAATACTACTGGTATTGGAGAAGTAATATATAGTGGTATTAGTTCAAATAATATCACAGAAAATGACCTAATACTTGTAAATCGTGATATTGGAGCTCATGGAGCTACTATATTTACAGCACGGGAAGGAATAGATATTCATTCTAATTTAAAAAGTGATTGTAACTCTTTATTTCCTCAAGTAAAAGCTTTAATCGATAATGGTATTAAAATAACTGCACTTAGAGATGCTACTAGAGGTGGGGTAAGTGCTGTTTTAAATGAATGGGCAAAACAATCAAATATTTGTATAGAAGTTGATGAAGAAAAGATTCCAGTAAGCGATGAGGTAAAAGGGATTTGTGAAATGTTAGGTTTTGAAGCAACAAATCTAGCAAATGAAGGAACATTTGTTTTAGCAATTCATAAAAAGTTTGCTTTTAGAGCAATAGAAATTTTACATAAGTTTCCTGAAGCTTTGAATGCTTCAATTATTGGTAAAGTAACAGATCAATATCCACAAAAAGTTATTTTAAATAGTTCTTGGGGAACAAAAAGATTTTTAGATACCCCAACAGGTGAATTACTTCCAAGGATTTGTTAG
- a CDS encoding IS256 family transposase, variant Zn-binding type — protein MCPKCLSKNTKKIGKRNEIQRYQCNNCGKKFQSKRRPEKLENSLFKEYVYHRQTLQDLATKYNKSIQWVHYKIKEYLPIAKVHNPRAVNLICDATFYGKRKDKLGTLVFMDSITHEILIWKHIQTERVDDYKYLLVELLNLGYTILSVTIYGKRGVNSVFKDYPVQMCHFHQKRIIQRYITLHPKLEASQELKKIMTRLKYSDENRFTKALDIWYIKYKSFLDEITIHPDSQKSSYTHKKLVAAYRSIRNNLPYLFTYKNYKKLNLSNTTNLIEGGVFSPLKILIKIHRGLSKSLKLKIVDDYLVSYKKKE, from the coding sequence ATATGTCCAAAATGCTTATCAAAAAACACAAAAAAGATTGGTAAAAGAAATGAAATTCAACGTTATCAATGTAATAATTGTGGTAAAAAATTTCAATCAAAAAGAAGACCTGAAAAACTAGAAAATTCTCTTTTCAAAGAGTATGTTTATCATAGACAAACTTTACAAGATTTAGCTACTAAATACAATAAATCTATCCAATGGGTTCATTATAAAATTAAAGAATATCTTCCTATTGCAAAGGTACATAATCCAAGAGCAGTAAATTTAATATGTGATGCAACTTTCTATGGTAAGAGAAAAGATAAGTTGGGTACTTTAGTTTTTATGGATAGTATCACTCATGAGATATTAATTTGGAAACATATACAAACAGAAAGAGTAGATGATTATAAATACTTACTTGTTGAATTATTGAATCTAGGATATACAATTTTATCTGTAACAATATATGGTAAGAGAGGTGTTAACAGCGTATTTAAAGATTATCCAGTACAAATGTGTCATTTCCATCAGAAACGTATTATTCAAAGATATATAACATTACATCCAAAACTAGAAGCTAGCCAAGAGTTAAAGAAAATTATGACTAGATTAAAATATAGTGATGAGAATAGATTTACAAAAGCATTGGATATTTGGTATATAAAATATAAATCTTTTTTAGATGAAATTACTATTCATCCTGATAGTCAAAAAAGTTCATATACTCATAAAAAACTTGTAGCTGCTTATCGTAGTATTAGAAATAATTTACCATATCTTTTTACCTATAAAAATTATAAGAAATTAAATCTTTCAAATACAACAAATTTAATTGAGGGTGGAGTATTTTCTCCATTGAAAATATTAATAAAAATACATAGAGGTTTGAGTAAAAGTTTGAAGTTAAAGATTGTTGATGATTACTTAGTTAGCTATAAGAAAAAAGAATAA
- a CDS encoding energy-coupling factor transporter transmembrane component T family protein, with the protein MNLNPAIALSSAFIFSLLLSFSNLEVFYIVPIIFLIFLNLDNIFIILKKLIFLNFFILFLSVFFYFETNFMEALNLFLKVNMIILFNLLLFFSSNGFDIVKGFMILRFPKKFVSSLYFSVKLIFELNLELKNIRTSLKARNFKAKTDIFTYKTYGNIFGILFLKTITKSEQLKENFLLRGFKNEIFLSYSNEIKKFDFILIFILNFIFLLKVVL; encoded by the coding sequence TTGAATTTAAATCCAGCCATTGCACTTAGTAGTGCTTTTATTTTTAGCTTACTTTTAAGTTTTTCAAACTTAGAAGTTTTTTATATTGTTCCTATAATTTTTTTAATATTTTTAAATCTAGATAATATTTTTATAATTTTAAAAAAACTAATATTTTTAAACTTTTTCATACTATTTTTATCTGTTTTTTTCTATTTTGAAACAAATTTTATGGAGGCGTTAAATTTATTTTTAAAAGTAAATATGATTATTTTATTTAACCTTTTGTTATTTTTTTCTTCAAATGGTTTTGATATAGTAAAAGGATTTATGATACTTAGATTTCCAAAAAAATTTGTATCTTCTTTGTATTTTAGTGTTAAACTAATATTTGAATTAAATTTAGAGTTAAAAAATATTAGAACATCACTAAAAGCAAGAAATTTCAAAGCGAAAACAGATATATTTACATATAAAACTTATGGTAATATTTTTGGAATACTTTTTTTAAAAACTATTACTAAATCCGAACAATTAAAAGAGAATTTTTTATTAAGAGGCTTTAAAAATGAGATATTTCTAAGCTACAGCAATGAAATTAAAAAATTTGATTTTATATTAATTTTTATTTTAAATTTTATATTTTTACTAAAGGTAGTTTTATGA
- the hypB gene encoding hydrogenase nickel incorporation protein HypB, which translates to MCKDCGCTIAGMEHHHTHNHNHDHGHSHHHHHENRAIFKTTDENIKTNPLLNDSKTISVIQKILDKNDHEAAHNRAHFDQHKVLGINLMSSPGSGKTTLLEKLAENCDFRFAVIEGDLETSKDADRLKAKGINAVQIQTGSACHLDAFMVHKALHDIKLADIDVCFVENVGNLVCPASYDVGTHLNIVLVSVPEGEDKIAKYPVMFRSADLILFTKIDLLPYFEYDIEKEKQIARKLKPNVDILEVSIKDENSLKAVIDWINFKRKMR; encoded by the coding sequence ATGTGTAAAGATTGCGGATGTACGATAGCTGGAATGGAACACCACCACACTCATAACCATAATCACGACCATGGACATAGTCATCACCATCATCATGAAAATAGAGCTATTTTTAAAACTACAGATGAAAATATAAAAACAAATCCTTTATTAAATGACTCAAAAACTATTTCAGTAATTCAAAAAATTTTAGATAAAAATGATCATGAAGCAGCACATAATAGAGCTCATTTTGACCAACATAAAGTTTTAGGAATAAATTTAATGTCAAGTCCAGGAAGTGGGAAAACTACTCTTTTAGAAAAATTAGCAGAAAATTGTGATTTTAGATTTGCTGTTATTGAAGGCGATTTAGAAACATCAAAAGATGCTGATAGACTAAAAGCAAAAGGGATAAATGCTGTACAGATTCAAACGGGAAGTGCATGTCATTTGGATGCTTTTATGGTACATAAGGCTTTACATGATATTAAATTAGCTGATATTGATGTCTGTTTTGTTGAGAATGTTGGAAATCTAGTTTGTCCAGCATCTTATGATGTAGGAACTCATTTAAATATTGTTTTGGTTTCAGTTCCAGAAGGTGAAGATAAAATTGCAAAATATCCAGTTATGTTTAGAAGTGCTGATTTAATTTTATTTACTAAAATAGATTTATTACCATATTTTGAATACGATATTGAAAAAGAGAAGCAAATAGCTAGAAAATTAAAACCAAATGTAGATATTTTAGAAGTTTCTATAAAAGATGAGAATTCACTAAAAGCTGTTATAGATTGGATAAATTTTAAAAGAAAGATGAGATAA
- a CDS encoding DUF4198 domain-containing protein gives MKKIISTLTLMALFANAHFLTLIPSNDNIEDKKDSKIKLDAMFIHPFEQSGMNMEKPKGIFVNNNKNSLELKETKKFNNKAWESSYLIEKPGIYKFFVQPEPYFEESEGLFISHVPKVVVSAFGIEEGWDKPIGLKYEIVPLTKPFAIYAGNIFQAAVLKDGKPEANIEVEVELYNEFGLKAPTNSHITQSVKTDKNGIFSFVLNHKGWWGFAALIEEGEKELNGKKYPIENGALLWLKAY, from the coding sequence ATGAAAAAAATTATTTCAACTTTAACTTTAATGGCACTTTTTGCAAATGCACATTTTTTGACACTTATTCCATCAAATGACAATATAGAAGATAAAAAAGATTCAAAAATAAAATTAGATGCAATGTTTATACATCCATTTGAGCAAAGTGGAATGAATATGGAAAAACCAAAAGGTATTTTTGTAAATAATAATAAAAATTCCCTAGAACTAAAAGAGACAAAAAAATTTAATAACAAAGCATGGGAAAGTTCATATTTAATAGAAAAACCTGGAATTTATAAATTTTTTGTACAACCCGAACCATATTTTGAAGAATCTGAAGGATTATTTATAAGTCATGTACCAAAAGTGGTAGTTAGTGCTTTTGGAATAGAAGAGGGTTGGGATAAGCCAATTGGTTTAAAATATGAAATAGTTCCTCTTACAAAACCATTTGCTATTTATGCCGGAAACATTTTTCAAGCAGCAGTTTTAAAAGATGGAAAACCCGAAGCTAATATTGAAGTTGAAGTTGAACTTTATAATGAGTTTGGTTTAAAGGCTCCAACAAATTCACATATAACTCAAAGTGTTAAAACCGATAAAAATGGAATTTTTTCTTTTGTCTTAAATCATAAGGGTTGGTGGGGATTTGCTGCACTAATTGAAGAGGGTGAAAAAGAGTTAAATGGTAAAAAATATCCTATTGAAAATGGTGCATTACTTTGGTTAAAAGCTTACTAA
- a CDS encoding NAD(P)-dependent oxidoreductase: MKKIAFIGVGVMGKYMVSNLLKNGFEVSIYARNKQKVEDTIKEGAIFCETIKKCVENKNAVISIVGYPKDVEDVYFSPNGIINSASKDTYLIDMTTTTPTLSIKIYEEAKEKNLKALDAPVSGGDIGAKNGTLSIMVGGEQKDFEACKNIFDSLGKTVIYEGKAGSGQHTKMANQIAIAGVMAGVSEAIAYGKKVGLDIPTMLNSISNGAAQSFHMTNNAPKMYKRDFEPGFYIKHMVKDLKIASEEMPNLEVLKNVLHMYQTLEKNGDGNLGTQAICKYYE, from the coding sequence ATGAAAAAAATAGCATTTATTGGTGTTGGAGTTATGGGGAAATATATGGTTTCAAATCTTTTAAAAAATGGTTTTGAAGTAAGTATTTATGCAAGAAATAAACAAAAGGTTGAAGATACAATAAAAGAAGGAGCTATTTTTTGTGAAACTATTAAAAAGTGTGTAGAAAATAAAAATGCAGTTATCTCAATAGTTGGTTATCCAAAAGACGTTGAAGATGTATATTTTTCACCAAATGGTATAATAAACTCTGCTTCAAAAGATACTTACTTAATAGATATGACAACTACTACACCAACTCTTTCAATTAAAATTTATGAAGAGGCTAAAGAGAAAAATCTAAAAGCTTTAGATGCTCCAGTTTCAGGTGGAGATATTGGAGCTAAAAATGGAACACTTTCTATTATGGTAGGAGGCGAACAAAAAGATTTTGAAGCTTGTAAAAATATTTTTGATAGTTTAGGTAAAACAGTTATATATGAAGGAAAAGCAGGAAGTGGTCAGCACACAAAAATGGCAAATCAAATAGCAATAGCTGGCGTTATGGCAGGAGTTAGTGAAGCAATTGCTTATGGTAAAAAAGTAGGGCTTGATATACCAACAATGTTAAATAGTATTAGTAATGGAGCAGCACAGAGTTTTCATATGACAAATAATGCTCCAAAGATGTATAAAAGAGATTTTGAACCTGGTTTTTATATAAAACATATGGTAAAAGATTTAAAAATAGCTTCAGAAGAGATGCCAAACTTAGAAGTATTAAAAAATGTATTACATATGTACCAAACACTTGAAAAAAATGGTGATGGTAATTTAGGAACTCAAGCTATTTGTAAATACTATGAATAA
- a CDS encoding energy-coupling factor ABC transporter ATP-binding protein: MSCSMNLKNISYKKNNNYLFKNINLNLGHKEKMAIIGQNGVGKSTLIKIIAGLEEPTNGEITLFHNQIKNKKDFEKYRDEIGYLPQDVSNFFLCITVIEDIMFSLLTLGVDKKEAYSKSVNILKILNIIHLENRVIYELSGGEQKIVALAAILVKEPKILLLDEPTNALDEESEKKVLSILNSIEKSMIIVSHHKSFIQKLVSKIYKLEDKTLKNEPIYTHFYTQHSVVHGL, translated from the coding sequence ATGAGTTGTTCAATGAATTTAAAAAATATTTCTTATAAAAAAAATAATAACTACTTATTTAAAAATATAAATTTAAATTTAGGACATAAAGAAAAAATGGCAATTATTGGACAAAATGGAGTTGGTAAATCAACTTTGATAAAAATAATTGCAGGATTAGAAGAACCAACAAATGGAGAAATAACTCTTTTCCACAACCAAATAAAAAATAAAAAAGATTTTGAAAAATATAGAGATGAAATAGGTTATTTACCTCAAGACGTAAGTAATTTTTTTCTTTGCATAACTGTAATAGAAGATATTATGTTTTCATTATTAACTTTAGGAGTTGATAAAAAAGAGGCTTATTCTAAGAGTGTAAATATCTTAAAAATATTAAATATTATACATTTAGAAAATAGAGTGATTTATGAACTAAGTGGTGGTGAACAAAAAATTGTAGCTCTTGCTGCAATTTTAGTAAAAGAACCAAAAATCTTACTTTTAGATGAACCAACAAATGCTCTAGATGAAGAGAGTGAGAAAAAAGTCTTAAGTATTTTAAATAGCATAGAAAAATCTATGATAATTGTTTCTCATCATAAATCTTTCATACAAAAATTAGTTTCAAAAATATATAAATTAGAAGATAAAACGTTAAAAAACGAGCCTATCTATACTCATTTTTATACTCAACATAGTGTTGTGCATGGGCTATAA
- a CDS encoding HypC/HybG/HupF family hydrogenase formation chaperone, with amino-acid sequence MCLSIPSKIKSIDKETNTCIVDTMGVERSASLDLIDKEVDIGDYVLIHIGFAMNKIDEVDALESLKVYQEIIDKMEEKDRLEMIQESDNYQNN; translated from the coding sequence ATGTGCTTATCAATACCATCAAAAATAAAAAGTATAGATAAAGAGACGAATACTTGTATAGTTGATACTATGGGAGTAGAAAGAAGTGCTAGTTTAGATTTGATAGATAAAGAGGTTGATATTGGAGATTATGTTTTGATTCATATTGGTTTTGCTATGAATAAAATAGATGAAGTTGATGCTTTAGAATCTTTAAAAGTTTATCAAGAGATAATTGACAAAATGGAAGAAAAAGATAGGCTTGAGATGATCCAAGAGTCTGACAATTATCAAAATAACTAA
- a CDS encoding nucleotide pyrophosphohydrolase, producing the protein MNIEKIKQRIQKFSNDRNWESFHNPKNLVMALNGEVGELNEIFQWLNFEESMNLPEDVKKHTKEEVADIAIYLIRICMKLDIDLEDAILNKMTKNEAKYPVETSFGGSKKYSKSRENR; encoded by the coding sequence ATGAATATAGAAAAAATAAAACAAAGAATACAAAAATTCAGTAATGATAGGAACTGGGAAAGTTTTCATAATCCTAAAAATTTAGTTATGGCATTAAATGGAGAAGTTGGAGAATTAAATGAGATTTTCCAATGGTTAAACTTTGAAGAGTCTATGAACTTACCAGAGGATGTAAAAAAACATACAAAAGAAGAGGTTGCTGATATAGCTATTTATCTTATTAGGATTTGTATGAAGCTTGATATTGATCTAGAAGATGCCATATTAAATAAAATGACAAAAAATGAAGCTAAATATCCAGTAGAAACATCTTTTGGTGGAAGTAAAAAATATAGTAAAAGTAGAGAAAATAGATAA
- the hypA gene encoding hydrogenase/urease nickel incorporation protein HypA, giving the protein MHEYSIVQSLLESCEEHARQNDAKKVTKVIVKIGVLSGVEPDLLKTAFDTFKEQTICHDANFLINIQKIEIFCHKCNTKSTLEKHEFSCPKCESVDIRITDGEDMYLMSLELE; this is encoded by the coding sequence ATGCATGAATACTCAATTGTTCAATCTTTATTAGAAAGCTGCGAAGAACACGCACGTCAAAATGATGCAAAAAAAGTTACAAAAGTAATTGTAAAAATTGGAGTTTTAAGTGGAGTTGAACCTGATTTATTAAAAACAGCTTTTGATACTTTCAAAGAACAGACAATTTGTCATGATGCGAATTTTTTGATAAATATACAAAAGATAGAGATATTTTGTCATAAATGTAACACTAAATCAACTTTGGAAAAACATGAATTTTCTTGTCCAAAATGTGAAAGTGTGGACATAAGAATAACAGATGGCGAAGATATGTATCTTATGAGTTTAGAGTTAGAATGA
- a CDS encoding TFIIB-type zinc ribbon-containing protein codes for MKCPVCKDVDLLMSERQGVEIDYCPSCRGVWLDRGELDKIIEKNSNYQPSNQQSNNHSNYFKNDNRNSYNKHNNHQQYNSYDNKHQTPYKKKKEGFLSEIFDFDF; via the coding sequence ATGAAATGTCCTGTTTGTAAAGATGTAGATTTATTAATGAGTGAAAGACAAGGCGTTGAAATTGATTATTGTCCATCATGTAGAGGAGTTTGGCTTGATAGAGGAGAGTTGGATAAAATTATTGAAAAAAATTCAAATTATCAACCAAGTAATCAACAATCAAATAACCATTCAAACTATTTTAAAAATGATAATAGAAATTCATATAATAAACATAATAACCATCAACAATATAACTCTTACGATAATAAACACCAAACTCCTTATAAAAAGAAAAAAGAGGGATTTTTATCTGAAATCTTTGATTTTGATTTCTAA